A window of Brassica oleracea var. oleracea cultivar TO1000 unplaced genomic scaffold, BOL UnpScaffold00579, whole genome shotgun sequence contains these coding sequences:
- the LOC106319724 gene encoding LOW QUALITY PROTEIN: putative pentatricopeptide repeat-containing protein At1g28020 (The sequence of the model RefSeq protein was modified relative to this genomic sequence to represent the inferred CDS: inserted 1 base in 1 codon; substituted 2 bases at 2 genomic stop codons), with product MMRILAQHAKHYRIRTFRTLSSWANQTLQHRLTEALDQNAKIIPVLQQWRQQGNQIDPSHVRVIIKKLRDSDQSLQALQVSEWMSKEKICSLTPEDFAARFCLIDNVVGLEEAETFFESIPNSARDESVYTSLLSSYTRSDKTMSKAEATFKTMRELGLLTSPSPYNAMISLYSALKNRDKVDELLREMQGKVMAPDTVTVNHVLKLYAAVTEVTAMEKFLTAWKANFGNXRALEWLTTLDMAKACLKDGSTQKAMHMLTLTEKLVDPESLKXAYELMNIYGEAGKIEEVLRIWNLYMRSTEQCDNNDYLKVIRLLLKLDDIFGAEEIYKVWESLPLEFDIRIPTTLASGYRKRGMVDEADKLMNSRIIKYRRMNKPINPLLDQWGSRMRMSELKCLIKNLHDSNQFSKALQVSEWMDEKRACSFYPEDYAARLHMVEVVLGLEQAEKFFENIPXMKDYTVYSTLLSSYTKSDKHLENMVEELLREMEENNVAPDSLMVNKVLRIYAAETNVEAMETFMKMWTIEMYGGVSGSKREVYRLWNECKKIEKLENDGYKTVIGSLLKLDDVEGAEKVYGEWKPVGPKLDLSIPGLLISRFCAEGNVLKVGELISSIEKKRNGMHLRMEMAFIARVVKVMNE from the exons ATGATGAGAATTCTTGCGCAACACGCAAAGCATTACAGGATTCGCACTTTCCGAACCCTATCGTCTTGGGCGAATCAAACATTGCAGCATCGTCTAACAGAGGCTCTTGATCAGAATGCAAAAATCATTCCGGTGCTACAACAGTGGCGGCAACAGGGTAATCAAATCGACCCTTCTCACGTGAGAGTCATCATCAAAAAGCTTCGTGATTCCGACCAATCTCTCCAAGCCCTCCAG GTGTCAGAGTGGATGAGTAAAGAGAAGATCTGCAGCCTAACTCCAGAAGACTTTGCAGCTCGGTTTTGTCTGATAGATAATGTTGTTGGGTTAGAAGAAGCAGAGACGTTCTTCGAAAGTATCCCGAACAGCGCAAGAGACGAGTCTGTATACACTAGTCTCTTGTCCTCCTACACAAGATCTGACAAGACGATGTCTAAAGCCGAAGCCACGTTCAAGACAATGAGAGAGTTAGGTCTTCTCACAAGTCCTTCCCCTTACAATGCAATGATCTCTCTTTACAGTGCCCTAAAAAATCGAGATAAAGTCGATGAGCTTTTGCGTGAGATGCAAGGTAAAGTCATGGCTCCCGACACCGTCACTGTGAATCACGTGTTGAAACTATATGCGGCTGTGACTGAAGTGACGGCCATGGAGAAGTTCTTAACAGCATGGAAAGCCAATTTTGGGAACTAGCGCGCTCTTGAGTGGCTCACGACTCTTGACATGGCAAAGGCTTGCCTCAAAGACGGCTCAACCCAAAAGGCGATGCACATGCTGACTTTAACCGAGAAACTGGTTGACCCCGAGTCGTTGAAATAAGCTTACGAGCTTATGAACATATATGGTGAAGCTGGAAAGATAGAAGAGGTTCTACGTATATGGAATCTTTACATGAGGAGCACAGAACAGTGTGATAACAATGACTATCTAAAAGTGATCCGTTTGCTCTTAAAGCTAGATGACATTTTTGGTGCTGAAGAGATATACAAAGTGTGGGAATCTTTGCCTCTTGAGTTTGATATCCGGATCCCAACTACGCTGGCCTCTGGTTACAGAAAGAGAGGAATGGTAGATGAAGCTGACAAGCTTATGAACAGTAGAATAATAAAGTACAGAAGAATGAATAAACCGATCAATCCACTTTTGGACCAATGGGGGAGTAGAATGAGAATGTCTGAACTCAAATGCCTCATCAAGAATCTTCATGATTCTAATCAGTTTTCTAAAGCACTTCAG GTTTCAGAGTGGATGGATGAAAAAAGGGCTTGTAGTTTTTATCCAGAAGATTACGCAGCTCGGCTTCATATGGTTGAAGTTGTGTTGGGTCTGGAACAAGCAGAGAAGTTCTTTGAAAACATCC GAATGAAGGATTACACAGTCTACTCAACTCTCTTAAGCTCTTACACAAAATCTGACAAGCATTTAG AAAACATGGTCGAGGAGCTTCTTCGTGAGATGGAAGAGAACAACGTGGCTCCCGATAGTCTCATGGTGAACAAAGTCTTGAGGATATATGCGGCTGAGACAAACGTAGAAGCTATGGAAACGTTTATGAAAATGTGGA CTATAGAGATGTATGGTGGTGTCTCAGGGAGTAAAAGAGAAGTGTACCGTCTTTGGAACGAGTGTAAGAAGATTGAGAAGTTGGAGAACGATGGGTATAAAACTGTTATTGGTTCTTTGCTGAAGCTGGACGACGTAGAAGGAGCTGAGAAGGTATATGGAGAGTGGAAACCGGTTGGACCGAAGCTGGACTTGAGCATACCTGGTTTGCTGATTTCTCGGTTTTGTGCAGAAGGAAACGTATTGAAAGTTGGGGAGTTGATAAGTTCGAttgaaaagaagagaaatggGATGCACTTAAGGATGGAGATGGCTTTTATAGCCAGGGTCGTGAAAG TCATGAATGAATAA
- the LOC106319725 gene encoding glutathione S-transferase T3-like produces the protein MPSSVPNYPPYYGSVMPNLSQRPPISSASMGNDVVPNIGTTEFSEFSTQIGLGVTSSVNEDTRKENEEDSTHARRKSPKWTTDQNLVLISGWIKYGTDSVVGRNQKSEAYWGKIAEYCNEHCSFNPPRDGASCRNHYNYMSKKLSKWVGAYDNATRMQQSGWSENDVLSKAHEIYSGGLPRVCGIHEQRIKPKVSGFHFTLLVTDFKEICEA, from the coding sequence ATGCCATCATCTGTTCCAAACTATCCTCCGTATTATGGATCGGTGATGCCAAATTTATCTCAAAGGCCTCCTATTTCTTCAGCTTCAATGGGTAATGATGTTGTACCAAATATTGGAACAACCGAATTTTCAGAATTTTCTACACAAATAGGTCTTGGTGTCACGAGCTCTGTCAATGAAGACACTCGaaaggaaaatgaagaagattcAACTCATGCTCGCCGCAAAAGCCCGAAATGGACCACTGATCAAAATTTGGTGCTAATTAGTGGTTGGATTAAGTATGGAACTGATAGTGTTGTTGGCAGGAACCAAAAAAGTGAAGCATATTGGGGAAAAATTGCTGAGTACTGTAATGAGCATTGCTCATTTAATCCTCCACGAGATGGAGCTTCGTGCAGAAACCATTACAACTATATGAGCAAAAAGTTGAGCAAATGGGTTGGCGCGTACGATAATGCTACGCGTATGCAACAAAGTGGGTGGTCGGAGAATGATGTCCTATCAAAAGCGCATGAAATATATTCAGGTGGGTTGCCACGTGTCTGTGGGATCCACGAACAGCGCATAAAACCCAAAGTAAGCGGTTTTCATTTCACGCTTTTGGTGACCGATTTTAAGGAAATTTGTGAGGCCTAG
- the LOC106319717 gene encoding calcium-dependent protein kinase 32-like: protein MRHMPEHPNVVTLKETYEDEHAVHLVMELCEGVELFDRIVARGHYTERAAAVVTKTIMAVVQMIDKQLEVKKEVVVDVKQYSGVELIIKSGFGSTLPSKDDLIRTYEKFGPVFDCS from the exons ATGAGGCATATGCCTGAGCATCCCAACGTTGTTACTTTGAAGGAGACTTATGAGGATGAGCATGCTGTGCATTTGGTTATGGAGCTTTGTGAAGGTGTTGAGTTGTTTGATAGGATTGTGGCGAGAGGGCATTACACTGAGAGAGCTGCTGCTGTTGTCACTAAGACCATCATGGCAGTTGTTCAG ATGATTGATAAACAGCTTGAAGTGAAGAAGGAAGTAGTAGTTGATGTGAAGCAATATTCAGGTGTTGAGCTAATTATCAAGTCTGGTTTTGGTTCTACCCTGCCTTCAAAAGATGATTTGATTAGAACATATGAAAAATTTGGACCTGTTTtcgattgttcttaa